From one Streptomyces sp. ICC1 genomic stretch:
- a CDS encoding helix-turn-helix domain-containing protein, translating to MGPEDSVRWQAVSARLDVRPAPGFPVGTAVRDLLEEVLLHPHCLGAGAGQRIAVAPAGEAGASGNGDPAGAEAVAFVLVGEDGDLTPEAVGRAAGGSLPRALRAGERLSFGVSAPVGEAADLRHALAEARNARRVTAASDPVAACGPEDLAAHVMSLLALLPADVRRSFSRRLLSPLHDYDRRYRSDLVPTLRSFLEHEGSWARCGEALHLHVNSLRYRIGRIEALTGRSLTRLEDKMDFAAALRMEGDGGGGAGGGVGTGPVAFTHLTVPAV from the coding sequence GTGGGCCCGGAGGACTCCGTACGCTGGCAGGCCGTTTCGGCGCGGCTGGACGTGCGGCCCGCGCCCGGGTTCCCCGTGGGGACGGCCGTACGGGACCTCCTGGAGGAGGTGCTGCTGCATCCGCACTGCCTGGGAGCGGGCGCCGGGCAGCGGATCGCCGTTGCCCCGGCCGGGGAGGCGGGTGCTTCCGGGAACGGGGACCCGGCGGGCGCGGAGGCCGTCGCCTTCGTCCTCGTCGGGGAGGACGGGGACCTGACCCCCGAGGCGGTCGGCAGGGCCGCGGGCGGCTCGCTGCCGCGCGCGCTGCGGGCCGGGGAGCGGCTGAGCTTCGGCGTCAGCGCCCCGGTGGGCGAGGCCGCGGACCTGCGCCACGCGCTCGCGGAGGCCCGCAACGCCCGGCGGGTCACGGCCGCTTCGGACCCGGTCGCCGCCTGCGGGCCCGAGGACCTGGCCGCGCACGTCATGTCGCTGCTGGCGCTGCTCCCGGCCGACGTCCGGCGCTCCTTCAGCCGCCGGCTGCTGTCCCCGCTCCACGACTACGACCGGCGCTACCGCTCCGACCTGGTGCCCACGCTGCGGTCCTTCCTGGAGCACGAGGGGTCCTGGGCCCGCTGCGGCGAGGCCCTGCACCTGCACGTGAACTCGCTGCGCTACCGGATCGGCCGCATCGAGGCGCTGACCGGCCGGAGCCTGACCCGGCTGGAGGACAAGATGGACTTCGCGGCGGCGCTGCGCATGGAAGGGGACGGC